The nucleotide sequence TCGCTTCGACGATCTTGTGCAGTACGACCTGGTCGGTCGGCGGGTCGAACGCGGTCTCGCCGTTGACGACCGCGACGAAGTGCGCCAACTCCGCGCGATAGGATTGGATGAATGCGCTGTCGCGACTGGCGGCGCCGCTGGGCGACACATCCGTCGCCCGCCCGTTCAGTTCTTTGACTACGCGCAGCGGAGCGAGACGCGCGCTGCCGCGGGTGCCGAGGACCTCGAACCACCAACGCTCTTCTTCGCCGACGTACGCCGACGACACATCGAAGAGAAACGCGATTCCGGCGGCGCACTCGAGCTGCGCCAGAAGTGCGTCCTCCACGGCGCCGGCGCCGCGTCCGCGCTCCATGTGCGCGGTGACTCGAACGGGCTCCGGGTTCTCGGCCAGCCAGAGCGCGAGGTCGAGCAGCGGAACCCCGTGCTCGAGAAACGCGCCCCCACCGGCCTCGGCCCGCCGAAATCGCCAGCCATCGGGGGGACGCTTCCCGCGAAAGGCT is from Gemmatimonadaceae bacterium and encodes:
- a CDS encoding Gfo/Idh/MocA family oxidoreductase → MKEPVRIGVVGAGAIAQLAHLPVLAKMRGTQLVALCDNDRPKARALADRFGVPDVYTDIEDLLEQDALDAVVIATPNHLHEPHALSALASGKHVLCERPLALHSRGVDRILAAATRADRVVAVANNHRYRTDVQTLARFINGGELGRIVGVRAGAFRGKRPPDGWRFRRAEAGGGAFLEHGVPLLDLALWLAENPEPVRVTAHMERGRGAGAVEDALLAQLECAAGIAFLFDVSSAYVGEEERWWFEVLGTRGSARLAPLRVVKELNGRATDVSPSGAASRDSAFIQSYRAELAHFVAVVNGETAFDPPTDQVVLHKIVEAIYKAADEGKEYRF